In the Topomyia yanbarensis strain Yona2022 chromosome 3, ASM3024719v1, whole genome shotgun sequence genome, one interval contains:
- the LOC131686699 gene encoding fasciclin-3-like isoform X3, producing the protein MVDKQRFFLPCFVVCAIFSAIVTAQTIRVDTDPHEIIVTENQRNVSLTCRVGRPIQFCTFTLPNRDQQVALDPNQPPRDGLQYFGQGLQAGACGVTIDRITTAHNGQMKCSLFVDGRSAEGIINVIVAVAPSAPEIQTETDTQSFEVDSKLVAHCFTKGGNPGATLAWFLEDEPIYQGVSQQQEFEEEGQNGVTNELALHRFIQASDSGKRLICEAKHIAYPEGISRTFLQITVNFAPQALPETTVHGLTLGRTVDVTLTIRSNPSPRTFWTVDGVEIEQGLESGRFSARVPEPLGNDAYNVTLTIAGLTLEDLTKTFHMRASNRMGAQDYVVMLSSSEAEVDESGGVGIGGIIGIVLAALIVLTAIALIIVARATGRWCFRGKATSASASNARIGETDQTDDRAGAGEQLLSTTVVPTAGDADDSGRFRESELGLPKVYNDTTIPILRPKNLRNPDLLQTVAIQREPQMSINSSTFDGSSVYSGDSSVMGDPNQVGLPVINKNRWIPSQQRDLLERQANLLLSGANLRRKRETEIF; encoded by the exons CCATCGTCACAGCCCAAACCATTCGGGTGGACACCGACCCACATGAAATCATCGTCACCGAGAACCAAAGGAACGTCAGCCTGACGTGTCGAGTCGGTCGACCGATTCAGTTTTGCAC ATTCACCCTGCCAAACCGAGACCAGCAGGTGGCGCTGGATCCGAACCAACCGCCCCGCGATGGACTCCAATATTTCGGTCAAGGTCTCCAAGCCGGAGCGTGCGGGGTGACGATAGATCGGATAACGACCGCTCACAATGGCCAGATGAAGTGTTCCCTGTTTGTGGATGGACGCAGTGCCGAGGGAATCATTAACGTCATAGTGGCAG TGGCTCCCTCAGCGCCGGAAATTCAAACGGAAACCGATACGCAGTCCTTCGAGGTAGATTCTAAGTTGGTTGCCCACTGTTTTACAAAAGGTGGTAACCCGGGTGCTACCTTGGCTTGGTTCTTGG AGGATGAACCCATCTACCAAGGGGTCTCACAGCAACAGGAATTCGAGGAGGAAGGCCAAAATGGCGTAACGAATGAGCTGGCTCTGCATCGGTTCATTCAGGCTAGCGACAGCGGAAAGAGACTGATTTGTGAGGCGAAGCACATTGCCTACCCAGAGGGAATCTCGCGAACATTTTTGCAGATCACCGTGAATT TTGCCCCGCAAGCCCTCCCGGAAACCACCGTTCACGGGTTGACACTGGGCCGTACCGTGGATGTCACATTGACAATCCGTTCTAATCCGTCTCCGCGAACCTTCTGGACCGTGGATGGAGTTGAAATCGAACAGGGGCTCGAAAGTGGTCGGTTCTCAGCCCGTGTCCCGGAACCATTG GGCAACGATGCCTACAATGTGACACTGACCATCGCCGGCCTTACACTAGAAGATCTTACCAAAACGTTCCACATGCGAGCCTCGAACCGCATGGGTGCGCAGGACTATGTAGTAATGCTGAGCTCAAGCGAGGCCGAAGTTGACGAATCAGGCGGTGTTGGAATCGGTGGAATCATTGGCATTGTGCTGGCAGCACTGATCGTTTTGACAGCGATTGCATTGATCATTGTTGCACGAGCCACTGGCAGATGGTGCTTCCGAG GAAAAGCCACGTCCGCTTCTGCCAGTAACGCCAGAATCGGAGAAAC CGATCAAACCGATGATCGCGCTGGTGCTGGTGAACAATTACTATCCACGACCGTTGTTCCTACCGCCGGGGACGCCGACGACAGTGGCCGGTTCCGTGAGAGCGAACTAGGCCTTCCGAAAGTGTACAACGATACGACCATTCCGATTCTGCGACCGAAAAACCTCCGCAATCCGGATCTGCTGCAGACGGTCGCAATCCAGCGGGAACCGCAGATGTCGATCAACAGTAGCACTTTCGATGGCAGTAGTGTCTACTCGGGGGACTCCTCGGTGATGGGGGATCCCAATCAGGTGGGACTGCCGGTGATCAACAAGAATCGCTGGATACCCTCGCAGCAGCGGGATCTGCTGGAGCGGCAGGCAAATCTGCTGCTATCCGGGGCTAATCTGAGACGGAAACGGGAGACGGAGATTTTCTAA
- the LOC131686699 gene encoding fasciclin-3-like isoform X4 — protein sequence MVDKQRFFLPCFVVCAIFSAIVTAQTIRVDTDPHEIIVTENQRNVSLTCRVGRPIQFCTFTLPNRDQQVALDPNQPPRDGLQYFGQGLQAGACGVTIDRITTAHNGQMKCSLFVDGRSAEGIINVIVAVAPSAPEIQTETDTQSFEVDSKLVAHCFTKGGNPGATLAWFLEDEPIYQGVSQQQEFEEEGQNGVTNELALHRFIQASDSGKRLICEAKHIAYPEGISRTFLQITVNFAPQALPETTVHGLTLGRTVDVTLTIRSNPSPRTFWTVDGVEIEQGLESGRFSARVPEPLGNDAYNVTLTIAGLTLEDLTKTFHMRASNRMGAQDYVVMLSSSEAEVDESGGVGIGGIIGIVLAALIVLTAIALIIVARATGRWCFRGASLNTDISPDSEAQITPHSHDDDLHDEKLQQQNPAANYESDEKMPPPMTVGGGGGGNTDGTDGGAPQKNGKHENGKQKSAGKKQENGKADSKTNTPV from the exons CCATCGTCACAGCCCAAACCATTCGGGTGGACACCGACCCACATGAAATCATCGTCACCGAGAACCAAAGGAACGTCAGCCTGACGTGTCGAGTCGGTCGACCGATTCAGTTTTGCAC ATTCACCCTGCCAAACCGAGACCAGCAGGTGGCGCTGGATCCGAACCAACCGCCCCGCGATGGACTCCAATATTTCGGTCAAGGTCTCCAAGCCGGAGCGTGCGGGGTGACGATAGATCGGATAACGACCGCTCACAATGGCCAGATGAAGTGTTCCCTGTTTGTGGATGGACGCAGTGCCGAGGGAATCATTAACGTCATAGTGGCAG TGGCTCCCTCAGCGCCGGAAATTCAAACGGAAACCGATACGCAGTCCTTCGAGGTAGATTCTAAGTTGGTTGCCCACTGTTTTACAAAAGGTGGTAACCCGGGTGCTACCTTGGCTTGGTTCTTGG AGGATGAACCCATCTACCAAGGGGTCTCACAGCAACAGGAATTCGAGGAGGAAGGCCAAAATGGCGTAACGAATGAGCTGGCTCTGCATCGGTTCATTCAGGCTAGCGACAGCGGAAAGAGACTGATTTGTGAGGCGAAGCACATTGCCTACCCAGAGGGAATCTCGCGAACATTTTTGCAGATCACCGTGAATT TTGCCCCGCAAGCCCTCCCGGAAACCACCGTTCACGGGTTGACACTGGGCCGTACCGTGGATGTCACATTGACAATCCGTTCTAATCCGTCTCCGCGAACCTTCTGGACCGTGGATGGAGTTGAAATCGAACAGGGGCTCGAAAGTGGTCGGTTCTCAGCCCGTGTCCCGGAACCATTG GGCAACGATGCCTACAATGTGACACTGACCATCGCCGGCCTTACACTAGAAGATCTTACCAAAACGTTCCACATGCGAGCCTCGAACCGCATGGGTGCGCAGGACTATGTAGTAATGCTGAGCTCAAGCGAGGCCGAAGTTGACGAATCAGGCGGTGTTGGAATCGGTGGAATCATTGGCATTGTGCTGGCAGCACTGATCGTTTTGACAGCGATTGCATTGATCATTGTTGCACGAGCCACTGGCAGATGGTGCTTCCGAG GCGCTTCGCTCAACACCGACATCAGTCCGGACTCGGAGGCCCAGATAACGCCTCACTCCCACGACGATGACCTGCACGACGAGAAACTGCAGCAGCAGAACCCGGCCGCCAACTACGAGTCGGACGAAAAGATGCCACCGCCGATGACGGTCGGTGGCGGTGGCGGCGGCAACACTGACGGCACCGACGGTGGCGCCCCTCAGAAGAACGGAAAGCACGAGAATGGCAAGCAGAAATCGGCAGGAAAGAAGCAGGAAAATGGAAAAGCCGACAGTAAAACCAATACCCCGGTGTAG